Proteins from a single region of Starkeya sp. ORNL1:
- a CDS encoding iron ABC transporter permease: MIGARSLPSRLPLQNRTLHLAALAIAAAVLAPILALALIASEGSGDLWPHLLANVLPHALTQTALLVLGVGAMVTVIGTGTAWLVAVCRFPGRGLFEWALLLPLAVPTYIQAYVYLDAVHPLGPIPSSIRALLGMDNPRDLPLPEVRSLWGCVLLLGLVLYPYVYITARAAFLMQTASALDAARTLGAGAWESFAHVALPLARPAIAVGVTLALMETVNDVGASEFLGVQTLTLSIYSTWLNRSSLPGAAQIALAVLLVVLALVLVERWGRRHLKLENVGARTRPPIRRALSGGGAAAAFLACLLPVTLGFLLPAGHLVYTALQRWRFNGISPALASEALNTALFAALGTALALGCGLVVTVAVRLGLARTVARLASFGYAVPGTVLAVGLLVPLAAFDNVIASAVQALSGQTIGLLVSGSGAALVIAYAIRFLAIPIGSLEAGYARLGVTLDMAARSLGESAGGVARRIHLPLLRPALGGAALLVFVDCMKELPATLMLRPLNFETLATHVYGEAARGTYEDGALAALLIVVIGLLPVILLARLSRPASP, translated from the coding sequence ATGATCGGCGCCCGTTCCCTCCCGAGTCGCCTTCCCCTCCAAAACCGCACCCTCCATCTCGCCGCGCTCGCAATCGCAGCCGCGGTGCTGGCGCCGATCCTTGCCCTCGCGCTCATCGCCAGCGAGGGCAGCGGCGATCTCTGGCCGCATCTCCTCGCCAATGTGCTGCCGCATGCGCTGACGCAGACCGCGCTGCTGGTGCTCGGCGTCGGCGCGATGGTCACCGTTATCGGCACCGGCACCGCCTGGCTGGTCGCGGTGTGCCGCTTTCCCGGTCGCGGCCTGTTCGAATGGGCACTGCTGCTGCCGCTGGCGGTGCCGACCTATATCCAGGCCTATGTCTATCTCGACGCCGTGCATCCGCTGGGGCCGATCCCGAGCTCAATCCGGGCGCTGCTCGGCATGGACAATCCGCGCGACCTGCCCTTGCCGGAGGTGCGCTCGCTGTGGGGCTGCGTGCTGCTGCTCGGCCTCGTGCTCTACCCCTATGTCTACATCACCGCCCGCGCCGCGTTCCTGATGCAGACGGCGTCGGCGCTCGATGCCGCGCGTACGCTCGGCGCCGGGGCGTGGGAGAGCTTCGCCCATGTCGCGCTGCCGCTGGCGCGCCCCGCCATCGCCGTCGGCGTCACGCTCGCCTTGATGGAGACGGTGAACGACGTCGGCGCCTCCGAATTCCTCGGCGTGCAGACCCTCACGCTATCGATCTATTCCACCTGGCTGAACCGCTCCAGCTTGCCCGGCGCAGCGCAGATCGCGCTGGCGGTGCTGCTCGTCGTGCTGGCGCTGGTGCTGGTCGAGCGTTGGGGCCGCCGGCACCTCAAGCTGGAGAATGTCGGCGCCCGTACCCGTCCGCCGATCCGCCGCGCGTTGTCGGGGGGTGGAGCCGCCGCGGCGTTCCTTGCCTGCCTGTTGCCGGTGACGCTCGGCTTCCTGCTGCCGGCCGGCCATCTCGTCTACACCGCGCTGCAACGCTGGCGGTTCAACGGCATCTCGCCGGCGCTGGCGAGCGAGGCGCTCAACACTGCGCTGTTCGCCGCACTCGGCACCGCGCTCGCGCTTGGCTGCGGGCTCGTCGTCACCGTCGCGGTGCGCCTGGGACTAGCCCGCACGGTCGCCCGGCTCGCCTCGTTCGGCTATGCGGTGCCCGGCACCGTGCTCGCCGTCGGCCTGCTGGTGCCGCTGGCGGCGTTCGACAATGTGATCGCGTCGGCGGTGCAAGCATTGTCCGGCCAGACGATCGGCCTTCTGGTCTCCGGCTCCGGCGCGGCGCTGGTCATCGCCTATGCGATCCGCTTTCTCGCCATTCCCATAGGTAGCTTGGAAGCCGGCTATGCAAGACTGGGCGTCACGCTCGACATGGCGGCGCGCAGCCTCGGCGAGAGCGCCGGCGGCGTGGCGCGGCGCATCCATTTGCCGCTGCTGCGCCCGGCGCTCGGCGGCGCCGCGCTGCTGGTGTTTGTCGACTGCATGAAGGAACTGCCGGCAACCTTGATGCTGCGCCCGCTGAATTTCGAGACGCTGGCCACCCACGTCTATGGCGAGGCCGCCCGCGGCACCTATGAGGACGGCGCACTCGCCGCCCTGCTTATCGTGGTGATCGGGCTGCTGCCCGTCATCCTGCTGGCGCGGTTGAGCCGGCCCGCATCACCCTAA
- a CDS encoding acetoacetate--CoA ligase, with amino-acid sequence MVADSLPLWTPSPERIARSAVTALIGDVNRQYNTKLGNYRDLHDWSVTEPGAFWSEVWRFGDVIGDQGAIRLTDGDKMPGAHFFPEARLNYAENLLRPRAADSLAMVFRGEDKVERHVTYGELAAQVSRLQQGLRALGVGAGDRVAATMPNMPETIAIMLAATSIGAVFSSCSPDFGERGILDRFGQIEPKVYFACDGYWYAGKRVSIADKLRAVAPHMGSLARTVVVPYLGDAAEVAASLPNGVDLDGFIAPFAARDVEYERLPFNHPAFILFSSGTTGVPKCIVHGAGGTLLQHIKEHRLQCDLKPGDRVFYFTTCGWMMWNWLVTGLASELTLCLFDGSPFAPTPEVLFDYAQAEGFALFGTSAKYIDSLRKEGVRPGATHDLSKLRALTSTGSPLAPESFAYVYEAIKEDLHLASISGGTDIVSCFVLGDPTAPVYKGEIQAAGLGMAMDVWSDDGQPVREERGELVCTRPFPSMPVMFWNDPEGAKYHAAYFERFPNVWCHGDFAEWTRHGGIIIHGRSDATLNPQGVRIGTAEIYAQAEQVPEIVESIAIGQEWDNDVRVVLFVRLKEGAELDADLEKRIRTQIRVGASPRHVPAKIVQVSDIPRTRSGKITELAVRDVVHGRPVKNTEALANPEALELYRGRPELAS; translated from the coding sequence ATGGTTGCGGACAGCTTGCCGCTTTGGACACCAAGCCCGGAGCGGATCGCCCGCAGTGCTGTCACCGCCCTCATTGGCGATGTGAATCGGCAATACAATACCAAGCTGGGCAACTATCGCGACCTGCACGACTGGTCGGTGACCGAACCCGGTGCTTTCTGGAGCGAGGTGTGGCGCTTCGGTGACGTCATCGGCGACCAGGGCGCCATCCGGCTCACCGACGGCGACAAGATGCCGGGCGCGCATTTCTTCCCCGAGGCGCGACTGAACTATGCCGAGAACCTGCTGCGGCCGCGCGCCGCCGACAGCCTCGCCATGGTGTTCCGCGGCGAGGACAAGGTGGAGCGCCACGTCACCTATGGCGAGCTCGCCGCCCAGGTCTCGCGCCTGCAGCAGGGCCTGCGCGCGCTCGGCGTCGGCGCCGGCGACCGCGTCGCCGCCACTATGCCGAACATGCCGGAAACCATCGCCATCATGCTGGCGGCGACTTCGATCGGCGCGGTGTTCTCCTCCTGCTCGCCGGACTTCGGCGAGCGCGGCATCCTCGACCGCTTCGGCCAGATCGAGCCCAAGGTCTATTTCGCCTGTGACGGCTATTGGTATGCCGGCAAACGCGTCTCCATTGCCGACAAGCTGCGCGCCGTGGCGCCACATATGGGCAGCCTCGCCCGCACCGTCGTGGTGCCCTATCTCGGCGATGCCGCCGAGGTGGCGGCGAGCCTGCCCAACGGCGTCGACCTCGACGGCTTCATCGCGCCATTCGCGGCGCGGGATGTCGAATATGAGCGGCTGCCCTTCAACCACCCGGCCTTCATCCTGTTCTCCTCCGGCACCACCGGCGTGCCGAAATGCATCGTCCATGGCGCCGGCGGCACGCTGCTCCAGCACATCAAGGAGCACCGGCTGCAATGCGACCTGAAGCCGGGCGACCGGGTGTTCTACTTCACCACCTGCGGCTGGATGATGTGGAACTGGCTGGTCACCGGGCTCGCCAGCGAATTGACGCTGTGCCTGTTCGACGGCTCGCCCTTCGCGCCGACCCCGGAGGTGCTGTTCGACTATGCGCAGGCCGAAGGCTTCGCGCTGTTCGGCACCTCGGCGAAGTACATCGACTCGCTGCGCAAGGAAGGCGTGCGCCCCGGTGCGACCCACGATCTCTCGAAGCTCCGGGCGCTGACCTCGACCGGCTCGCCGCTGGCGCCGGAGAGCTTCGCCTATGTCTATGAGGCGATCAAAGAAGACCTGCACCTCGCTTCGATCTCGGGCGGCACCGACATCGTCTCCTGCTTCGTGCTCGGCGACCCGACGGCGCCGGTCTACAAGGGCGAGATCCAGGCCGCCGGGCTCGGCATGGCGATGGATGTGTGGTCCGATGACGGCCAGCCGGTGCGCGAGGAACGCGGCGAACTGGTCTGTACCCGCCCCTTCCCTTCCATGCCGGTGATGTTCTGGAACGACCCCGAAGGCGCGAAATATCACGCCGCCTATTTCGAGCGCTTCCCGAACGTCTGGTGCCATGGCGACTTCGCGGAATGGACGCGGCACGGCGGCATCATCATCCATGGCCGCTCGGACGCCACGCTGAACCCGCAGGGCGTGCGCATCGGCACCGCGGAGATCTACGCCCAGGCCGAGCAGGTGCCGGAGATCGTCGAATCCATCGCCATCGGCCAGGAATGGGACAATGACGTGCGGGTGGTGCTGTTCGTCCGCCTCAAGGAAGGCGCCGAGCTCGACGCCGACCTGGAAAAGCGCATCCGCACCCAGATCCGCGTCGGCGCCAGCCCGCGGCACGTGCCGGCCAAGATCGTGCAGGTGAGCGACATTCCGCGCACCCGCTCCGGCAAGATCACCGAACTGGCGGTGCGCGACGTGGTGCATGGGCGGCCGGTGAAGAACACCGAGGCGCTGGCCAACCCGGAAGCGCTGGAGCTCTATCGCGGGCGGCCGGAACTTGCTTCTTAG